From Paenibacillus sp. V4I7, one genomic window encodes:
- a CDS encoding DUF6130 family protein, with product MRKTWIYGAATLVVLGALTTACGSKEEVVSSGAAGLKDPKAATTVAQGNTESSVKTVASGAKPTLDAEYKVDGRNVTITYQTSNFQIADHMDQKAVQGEGHLHLYVDGKQKAMIGKTGPLTLTNLAAGKHEIRLELQQNDHKDINVEKILNIEVK from the coding sequence ATGAGAAAAACGTGGATTTACGGCGCAGCTACTTTAGTTGTTTTAGGAGCATTAACAACAGCATGCGGTTCCAAAGAGGAAGTTGTTAGCAGCGGTGCAGCAGGCTTGAAAGACCCTAAGGCAGCGACTACAGTGGCCCAAGGGAACACGGAAAGCAGTGTGAAGACGGTAGCCTCGGGCGCCAAGCCAACCCTCGATGCCGAATATAAAGTAGATGGCAGAAACGTTACGATCACGTATCAGACAAGTAATTTCCAGATAGCGGATCATATGGATCAGAAAGCCGTACAGGGTGAAGGACATTTACATTTGTACGTGGACGGTAAGCAGAAAGCGATGATTGGTAAAACGGGTCCGTTAACCCTAACGAATCTAGCGGCAGGTAAACATGAGATCAGACTCGAGCTTCAGCAAAATGATCATAAGGATATCAATGTAGAGAAAATTCTTAATATTGAAGTAAAATAA
- a CDS encoding DUF4340 domain-containing protein produces MKRFIPTILLVVICIGGFWYALSKDFFQEKKDEPKSLITLKQEEVQSIHVKTEVQQIELARSGSGWEMKSPAAAPINTNQVGSWLDALGLVTSTKLVEDQVSNLANYGLDKPLGTYEVTLKDGSKKGLLVGTALPIEGFSYVQVEGSPAVYQVSDQSLSALSKEPVDFADASPVQFENDKVQSVKLTWKGQTWTLTKTDKDKVAAEASWKLGDKELKGAEANPLLDELIFLHSAELPQPAAQKPTAGGELKVELGLSVDGKEVTEIYEGKLSQDQVWLAKQGGQWAYLLTAADIQKLADAYAGKPAQPAS; encoded by the coding sequence ATGAAACGGTTTATTCCTACGATTCTGTTAGTCGTTATTTGTATCGGCGGTTTTTGGTACGCTTTGAGCAAAGACTTCTTTCAAGAGAAAAAAGATGAACCGAAATCGCTCATCACACTCAAGCAAGAAGAAGTGCAATCCATTCATGTAAAAACAGAGGTACAGCAGATCGAATTAGCCCGGAGCGGCAGCGGATGGGAGATGAAAAGCCCGGCAGCAGCGCCGATCAATACGAATCAAGTGGGTTCGTGGTTGGATGCTCTCGGTCTGGTGACATCAACGAAACTAGTTGAAGATCAGGTAAGTAATCTAGCCAACTATGGGTTGGATAAGCCGCTTGGAACTTATGAAGTAACGTTAAAAGACGGCTCGAAGAAGGGACTGCTGGTGGGTACGGCTCTTCCTATTGAAGGCTTCTCCTATGTTCAGGTGGAGGGATCTCCTGCTGTGTATCAGGTGAGTGATCAGTCGCTCTCTGCGCTCAGCAAAGAACCGGTAGACTTTGCCGATGCCAGCCCAGTCCAATTTGAAAACGACAAGGTGCAGAGCGTGAAGCTGACGTGGAAAGGTCAGACTTGGACGCTTACCAAGACAGACAAAGACAAGGTGGCTGCTGAGGCGAGCTGGAAGCTCGGTGATAAAGAGCTGAAAGGCGCGGAGGCGAATCCGCTGCTGGATGAGCTAATCTTCCTGCACAGCGCTGAACTTCCACAGCCGGCGGCTCAGAAGCCAACTGCGGGCGGTGAGCTCAAAGTGGAACTTGGATTGTCTGTAGATGGCAAAGAGGTCACAGAGATCTATGAAGGCAAGCTAAGCCAAGATCAAGTCTGGTTGGCGAAGCAAGGCGGACAGTGGGCGTATCTGCTTACTGCTGCAGATATACAGAAATTGGCGGATGCCTATGCCGGGAAACCGGCTCAGCCTGCCTCTTAA
- the pcrA gene encoding DNA helicase PcrA yields MNETVNILDAIKRLNPEQRKAVEAVDGPLLIMAGAGSGKTRVLTHRIAYLIGTRKAAPWSILALTFTNKAAREMQDRVGKLVGGSGNDIWVSTFHSMCVRMLRRDISRIGFTSNFTILDSGDQLSVIKTCCKELNIDTKKFEPKTFQAAISTAKNELISPKQFEDKIGDYFDGLTSKIYTLYQKKLRSNNSLDFDDLIMATIHLFNEVPEVLDFYQNKFQYIHVDEYQDTNRAQYMLCQMIAAKHQRICVVGDSDQSIYRWRGADISNILNFEKDYPNATAILLEQNYRSTSNILQAANKVIANNTGRKPKNLWTDKEGGVRIKLYQADSEHEEGYFVTSEINKNKSNGKKFGHHAILYRTNAQSRVIEEILIKSDIQYTIVGGVKFYDRKEIKDILAYLRLISNPDDDISLSRIVNVPKRGIGDTSMDRVADMAGRRGISLYAMLEEVDSLEITTKAKHALADFREMIDNLNRMVEYLSVTELTEKILEMSQYRLEMQRENTIESKARLENIEEFLSVTMDFEKRNEDKSLISFLTDLALIADIDTLDKEKSEEEQDAVVLMTMHSAKGLEFPVVFIIGMEEGVFPHSRAFADNEELEEERRLAYVGITRAEQELFLTCARMRTLFGRTAANAPSRFLQEIPKELLENVSMGGSIGGGFSRAGRTSSSSWGSSGSSATASQAGRGSAGSSAWGTPSSFGRPSTGAAAPSPAAGAKPAAFRAPQPAAGGAMPDYKASDKVSHGKWGIGTVVSVKGSGDDTELQIAFPAPVGLKRLLAKFAPITKE; encoded by the coding sequence ATGAACGAGACAGTCAATATTTTAGATGCGATAAAAAGGTTGAATCCCGAGCAGCGCAAAGCAGTTGAAGCTGTCGACGGCCCACTTCTGATTATGGCTGGAGCGGGAAGCGGGAAGACACGAGTGCTGACGCATCGTATTGCGTACTTGATCGGCACGCGCAAAGCGGCGCCATGGAGCATTTTGGCCCTTACATTTACGAATAAAGCGGCACGTGAGATGCAGGACCGCGTTGGCAAGCTGGTTGGCGGCAGTGGGAATGATATTTGGGTTTCCACGTTTCACTCCATGTGTGTGCGTATGCTGCGCAGAGATATTTCACGTATCGGCTTCACCTCGAATTTTACCATTCTAGATTCCGGTGATCAGTTATCCGTCATCAAAACGTGCTGCAAAGAACTGAACATTGATACCAAGAAATTCGAACCTAAGACCTTTCAAGCGGCCATTTCTACAGCCAAAAATGAACTCATCTCTCCTAAACAATTTGAAGATAAAATCGGTGACTACTTCGACGGATTGACCTCGAAAATCTATACGCTTTATCAGAAGAAGCTTAGAAGCAACAACTCCCTGGATTTTGATGATTTAATTATGGCAACCATTCATTTGTTTAATGAAGTTCCAGAGGTTCTGGATTTTTATCAAAATAAATTTCAATATATCCATGTCGATGAGTATCAGGATACGAACCGAGCGCAGTATATGCTCTGTCAAATGATTGCGGCCAAACATCAGCGCATTTGCGTTGTGGGAGATAGTGATCAGTCCATTTACCGTTGGCGTGGAGCTGACATTTCTAATATCCTTAATTTTGAAAAAGATTATCCGAATGCCACAGCTATCCTATTGGAGCAAAATTATCGCTCCACCTCTAATATTTTGCAGGCTGCCAATAAGGTCATTGCCAATAATACGGGCCGTAAGCCCAAAAACCTATGGACGGATAAAGAGGGCGGCGTAAGGATTAAGCTGTACCAAGCTGATTCCGAGCACGAAGAAGGTTATTTCGTTACAAGTGAAATTAATAAAAATAAATCGAATGGTAAAAAGTTTGGTCATCACGCCATTTTGTACCGGACGAACGCACAATCTCGGGTGATTGAGGAAATTCTCATTAAATCCGATATCCAATATACCATCGTTGGCGGCGTAAAGTTCTACGATCGGAAAGAGATCAAGGATATTTTGGCGTATCTGCGCCTCATCTCCAATCCGGACGACGATATCAGCTTGAGTCGAATCGTGAACGTGCCGAAGCGGGGTATTGGTGACACCTCAATGGACAGAGTGGCCGATATGGCGGGACGAAGAGGTATTTCACTCTATGCCATGCTGGAGGAAGTCGATTCATTGGAGATCACGACGAAGGCTAAGCACGCTTTAGCAGATTTCCGCGAAATGATTGATAACCTGAACCGTATGGTTGAATACTTATCTGTAACTGAACTGACGGAGAAAATACTGGAGATGTCGCAGTACCGTCTGGAGATGCAGCGCGAGAATACGATTGAATCCAAGGCACGTCTCGAAAATATTGAGGAGTTCCTGTCCGTGACGATGGACTTCGAGAAACGTAACGAGGACAAGTCCCTGATTTCGTTCCTGACCGATTTGGCGCTTATCGCCGATATCGATACGCTGGATAAAGAAAAAAGCGAGGAAGAGCAAGACGCCGTTGTGCTCATGACGATGCACAGCGCCAAAGGTCTAGAGTTCCCGGTTGTGTTCATCATCGGGATGGAAGAAGGCGTCTTCCCGCACAGCCGTGCTTTCGCCGATAACGAAGAGCTCGAAGAGGAGCGCCGTTTGGCCTATGTCGGCATCACGCGCGCCGAGCAAGAGCTTTTCCTTACGTGCGCCCGTATGCGCACGCTCTTCGGTCGCACCGCGGCGAACGCCCCATCGAGATTCCTTCAGGAGATTCCGAAGGAACTCCTAGAGAATGTCTCGATGGGCGGCTCCATCGGTGGAGGCTTCTCGCGAGCTGGCCGCACTAGCTCCAGCTCGTGGGGCAGCAGTGGGAGCAGCGCCACTGCCTCACAAGCGGGCCGCGGCTCCGCCGGCTCGTCCGCCTGGGGCACGCCGTCCTCCTTCGGACGGCCTAGTACAGGCGCGGCTGCGCCAAGCCCTGCAGCCGGGGCGAAGCCGGCTGCGTTCCGGGCTCCGCAGCCTGCCGCAGGCGGCGCGATGCCGGATTACAAAGCCAGCGACAAAGTGTCGCATGGCAAGTGGGGCATCGGCACCGTCGTGTCAGTGAAAGGCTCGGGTGATGACACCGAGCTGCAAATTGCTTTCCCGGCGCCTGTTGGCTTGAAGCGCCTGCTCGCGAAGTTCGCTCCTATTACGAAAGAATAG
- the ligA gene encoding NAD-dependent DNA ligase LigA, translating into MTDAIAAMKTLIQEINKHNHNYYTLDEPAISDAEWDALYNKLTALEKETGITLPSSPTQRVGGDILKGFDPHKHLARLWSLDKAQNAEDLQTWHTRVLKLIADYNSKNPENPLPDPTYVVELKFDGLTLNLTYKQGELVQASTRGNGTVGEGILAQIKTIKSIPLEIPYTEGTIEVQGEGMMFLSVLEAYNQTATDPLKNARNAAAGALRNLNPKVTAERKLNAFFYNVGYSDEIQFDNHFDMVQFLRDNHFKVSNRTRYFSTIEEVSAELEQIAEERLGFDFLIDGSVIKITDMRTREVLGYTEKFPRWAIAYKFEAEEATTILQSVSWEVGRTGKITPLARVEAVDLAGVTVQNCTLNNVGDIERKNLKHALGSLVYIRRSNDVIPEILGKVTEENDGEEIVAPTHCPSCGSELEMRGAHLFCLNRLGCSPQLVGRMAHFASRDAMDIEFFSEMTASQLHQELDVRDPADLYTLQFEDLVKLDRFGEKKARNLLDALEKSKSRDLASFLYALGIPNSGKTTTKVLADYYRSLTKIMAATPEELIGLPDVGGIVAESIYSFFRDPVMVSSIERMLAAGVNPIAEEPAVVLASPDNPFFGKTVVLTGTLSTMGRDECAKKLEALGAKITGSVSKKTDIVIAGESAGSKLAKAQELGIRIIEDEQELLQLLGEG; encoded by the coding sequence ATGACAGATGCCATCGCGGCAATGAAAACCCTCATCCAAGAAATCAACAAGCACAACCATAACTACTACACGCTCGATGAACCGGCGATTTCCGACGCCGAGTGGGATGCTTTATACAATAAATTGACCGCGCTAGAGAAGGAGACGGGGATTACCCTGCCTTCTTCTCCAACCCAGCGCGTGGGCGGCGACATTCTTAAGGGTTTCGATCCACACAAGCATCTGGCTCGACTCTGGAGTTTGGACAAGGCGCAAAATGCCGAGGACCTGCAGACTTGGCACACACGTGTGCTGAAGCTAATTGCAGATTACAACAGCAAGAATCCAGAGAACCCGTTGCCAGACCCGACATATGTGGTGGAATTAAAGTTCGACGGGCTCACGCTGAACCTTACCTACAAGCAAGGAGAGCTTGTTCAAGCCTCCACGCGAGGAAACGGTACGGTTGGTGAGGGGATTTTAGCCCAAATCAAGACGATCAAGTCCATCCCGCTGGAAATCCCGTACACGGAGGGAACCATTGAAGTGCAAGGTGAGGGTATGATGTTCCTCTCCGTTCTTGAGGCGTACAATCAGACTGCGACGGATCCACTCAAAAATGCCCGCAACGCAGCAGCCGGAGCATTGCGCAATCTCAATCCCAAAGTGACGGCAGAGCGTAAGCTGAACGCTTTCTTCTATAATGTGGGTTACTCCGACGAGATCCAATTCGATAATCATTTCGACATGGTTCAGTTTCTTCGTGACAACCATTTTAAAGTAAGCAACCGCACACGGTATTTCAGCACGATTGAAGAAGTAAGCGCAGAGCTGGAGCAGATTGCCGAAGAGCGCCTTGGCTTTGATTTTCTGATTGACGGAAGTGTCATCAAGATTACGGACATGCGTACAAGAGAAGTGCTCGGCTACACCGAGAAATTCCCCCGTTGGGCGATTGCTTATAAGTTCGAAGCCGAAGAAGCGACAACAATCCTGCAAAGTGTATCTTGGGAAGTTGGCCGTACTGGCAAAATCACACCATTAGCCCGCGTTGAAGCCGTGGATCTCGCTGGCGTAACCGTACAGAACTGCACGCTCAATAATGTCGGTGACATCGAGCGTAAAAATCTCAAACACGCCTTAGGCAGCCTCGTCTACATCCGTCGCTCCAATGACGTTATTCCTGAGATTCTCGGCAAAGTAACCGAGGAGAATGATGGCGAGGAGATTGTAGCTCCGACGCATTGTCCTTCCTGCGGCAGTGAGCTTGAGATGCGTGGTGCGCATCTGTTCTGTTTGAACCGTCTCGGATGCAGTCCGCAGCTGGTTGGACGTATGGCGCATTTTGCTTCGCGCGATGCGATGGATATTGAATTTTTCAGCGAAATGACGGCTTCACAGCTGCATCAAGAGCTGGATGTCCGCGATCCTGCGGATCTGTACACGCTACAATTCGAGGACCTCGTCAAGCTCGATCGCTTTGGTGAGAAGAAGGCCCGCAATCTGCTTGATGCCCTAGAAAAAAGCAAATCGCGCGATCTAGCTTCGTTCCTTTATGCCCTAGGCATTCCTAACTCGGGTAAAACCACGACAAAGGTTCTGGCAGACTACTATCGCAGCTTAACGAAGATTATGGCGGCTACGCCTGAGGAGCTAATCGGGCTTCCCGATGTAGGTGGAATAGTGGCTGAGAGTATTTATTCATTCTTCCGTGACCCTGTGATGGTGTCCAGTATTGAGCGTATGCTCGCTGCAGGTGTCAACCCAATAGCTGAAGAACCGGCGGTTGTTTTGGCTAGCCCTGACAATCCGTTCTTTGGTAAAACCGTCGTCCTCACAGGTACGCTATCCACCATGGGTCGTGACGAATGTGCCAAGAAGCTGGAAGCGCTAGGGGCTAAGATTACCGGCAGCGTTTCTAAGAAAACGGACATCGTGATCGCAGGGGAAAGCGCCGGAAGCAAGCTGGCGAAAGCGCAAGAACTTGGAATTAGGATCATTGAGGATGAACAGGAGCTTTTGCAGCTTTTAGGTGAAGGCTAA
- a CDS encoding sigma factor G inhibitor Gin has product MEEIRTGVCMICEQQRIGGIHIIMAFICDECSSEMVKTNVSDQKYPFFVKQMKKAFYMGNSKQYMN; this is encoded by the coding sequence ATGGAGGAGATCCGAACAGGGGTATGTATGATCTGCGAACAGCAGCGGATTGGCGGAATTCATATTATAATGGCTTTTATCTGCGATGAGTGCAGCAGTGAAATGGTCAAAACGAATGTAAGTGATCAGAAATATCCGTTTTTTGTGAAGCAGATGAAGAAAGCATTTTATATGGGCAATTCGAAACAATATATGAACTAA
- a CDS encoding spore coat protein, producing the protein MYQQNPYQQQQQQQSHQQQVQLKDEDLANFVLNELKRSAREYTTAALEAANPQIRQAFQSLLQKTLQDQAAVFQEIQKLGQYEIQAAPQQQIQQELQKQSQVAAQLQSFVQQNLSQTNTASYQQQDQMAIAQQQQHPQQSQQQNQIAALYQTQTPIQPMISASQYPNAVHNNQGQGYSTHTQSSPNQTSQQQAYISNQQGQNFQDQNYGQTGYGQSQSYAASSGYSASENAGSTGITSKSASSTNASRSQTGAHTSTAGESSYLSKQQHEGSRYSF; encoded by the coding sequence ATGTATCAGCAAAACCCGTATCAACAACAACAGCAGCAACAGTCTCATCAGCAGCAAGTACAATTAAAAGACGAGGACCTTGCAAACTTTGTATTAAACGAGTTGAAACGCAGTGCTCGTGAATATACGACTGCAGCTTTGGAGGCCGCTAATCCCCAGATCAGGCAGGCCTTCCAGTCGTTGCTGCAAAAGACACTGCAGGATCAAGCTGCTGTATTTCAGGAAATCCAGAAGCTTGGTCAATATGAGATTCAAGCTGCTCCTCAGCAACAAATTCAACAAGAGCTGCAGAAACAAAGCCAGGTCGCAGCTCAGTTGCAGTCCTTTGTACAACAAAATTTGAGTCAAACCAACACGGCTAGCTATCAGCAGCAAGACCAGATGGCTATCGCCCAGCAACAACAACATCCGCAGCAGAGTCAACAACAGAACCAGATTGCTGCTTTATATCAAACACAGACACCTATCCAACCCATGATTAGTGCCTCTCAATATCCTAATGCGGTGCATAATAATCAAGGACAAGGTTATTCAACCCATACACAGTCTTCGCCAAACCAAACAAGTCAACAGCAAGCCTATATTAGTAACCAGCAAGGACAAAATTTTCAAGATCAGAATTATGGACAAACCGGCTACGGTCAATCGCAGAGTTACGCCGCATCATCCGGATATAGCGCATCTGAAAATGCTGGCAGTACTGGCATTACAAGCAAATCAGCAAGTTCTACCAACGCTTCCCGCAGTCAAACAGGTGCCCATACCTCGACGGCAGGAGAAAGCTCTTATCTAAGTAAACAACAACATGAGGGAAGTAGATATAGCTTCTAA
- a CDS encoding heptaprenylglyceryl phosphate synthase, protein MIVDIRKWKHVFKLDPDRDISDEALDRLCQSGTDAIMVGGSTGVTFDNTVDLLSRIRQYEVPCVLEISNHEAIVPGFDLFLIPVVVNADDPKWIVGQHHEALKEYGTLLNWDEIIAEGYIILNSEATAAKLTSARTNLDVKDVAAYARMADKLFHMSIVYLEYSGVFGDMELVRRTRQVLENARLFYGGGIDSLDKAQQAAEVADTIVVGNIIYSDLEQALQTVNFDRTGR, encoded by the coding sequence TTGATCGTCGATATACGTAAGTGGAAGCATGTTTTTAAGCTTGACCCAGATCGGGACATCTCAGATGAAGCGCTCGATCGGCTTTGCCAGTCTGGGACCGATGCAATCATGGTAGGTGGCTCAACGGGGGTAACCTTCGATAACACAGTTGACCTTCTATCTCGAATTCGTCAATATGAAGTGCCCTGTGTACTTGAGATTTCCAATCATGAGGCTATCGTTCCAGGATTCGATTTATTCTTAATTCCGGTTGTGGTGAATGCGGATGATCCGAAATGGATCGTTGGGCAGCATCATGAGGCGTTGAAGGAATATGGCACTTTGCTTAATTGGGACGAGATTATAGCCGAAGGCTATATTATTCTGAATAGCGAAGCTACAGCGGCGAAGTTAACATCGGCTCGTACGAACTTGGATGTCAAAGATGTTGCGGCGTATGCTCGCATGGCGGACAAGCTTTTTCACATGTCTATTGTTTACTTGGAATATAGCGGTGTGTTTGGTGATATGGAGCTGGTAAGGCGGACGCGACAAGTGCTGGAGAATGCCCGTTTATTCTATGGCGGAGGCATTGACAGCCTAGATAAAGCGCAGCAAGCAGCAGAGGTCGCAGATACCATCGTCGTCGGTAACATTATTTATAGTGATCTGGAGCAGGCGCTTCAGACCGTGAACTTTGATAGAACAGGAAGGTAA
- the ltrA gene encoding group II intron reverse transcriptase/maturase — protein MLEHLLSRENLLEALKRVEANKGSHGVDGMSVKSLREHIKQNWQTIRQAIEEGTYQPSPVRRVEIPKPSGGDVRLLGVPTVTDRMLQQAIAQVLTPLFDPQFSEHSYGFRPKRRGHDAVRKAREFMKEGYRFVVDLDLEKFFDRVNHDRLMMKISEKVKDKKVLLLIRKYLQSGVMEDGMVKPTSEGTPQGGPLSPLLSNIVLDELDKELEKRGHRFVRYADDCNLYVKTKRAGERVKASVTRFIETRLKLKVNQAKSAVDRPWKRKFLGFSFSVNKEPKVRIAKQSLQKAEAKIREITSRRKSMKMEERIKELNQYLIGWCGYFSLADTPIVFQRLDSWIRRRLRMCLWKQWKLPKTKVKRLLSLGTPKDKAFEWGNTRKGYWRIASSPILQRALDNQYWKTNGLNSLLDRYNSLRNIS, from the coding sequence ATGCTAGAACATTTGCTGTCACGGGAAAATCTCCTTGAAGCATTAAAACGTGTGGAGGCGAACAAAGGAAGCCACGGCGTAGATGGTATGTCCGTAAAATCCTTACGAGAACACATCAAACAAAACTGGCAGACCATACGGCAAGCGATAGAAGAAGGAACCTACCAACCTAGCCCCGTGCGTCGGGTCGAAATCCCGAAACCCAGCGGCGGAGATGTGAGGTTGTTAGGTGTACCTACCGTAACAGATCGAATGCTTCAGCAAGCCATCGCCCAGGTGTTAACACCACTGTTTGATCCACAGTTTTCCGAGCACAGCTATGGATTTCGTCCTAAAAGGCGAGGACATGATGCAGTAAGGAAAGCTAGAGAATTCATGAAAGAAGGATATCGTTTCGTAGTCGATCTGGATCTGGAGAAATTCTTTGACCGCGTCAATCATGACCGACTCATGATGAAGATTTCGGAGAAAGTAAAGGACAAGAAAGTTCTTCTGCTTATCCGCAAATACCTTCAATCGGGCGTGATGGAGGACGGAATGGTTAAACCGACATCAGAAGGAACGCCACAGGGCGGTCCGCTCAGTCCGTTACTATCCAACATCGTACTGGACGAACTGGACAAAGAACTAGAGAAGCGTGGACACCGATTCGTCCGCTATGCGGACGACTGCAACCTCTACGTGAAAACGAAAAGAGCAGGCGAGCGAGTAAAGGCATCCGTAACCCGATTCATCGAGACAAGGCTGAAACTCAAGGTAAACCAAGCTAAAAGCGCGGTGGACCGACCATGGAAACGGAAGTTTCTCGGATTTAGTTTCAGCGTGAACAAAGAGCCGAAGGTGAGGATTGCCAAGCAATCCCTACAAAAAGCGGAGGCTAAGATTCGAGAGATAACGTCTCGAAGAAAGTCGATGAAGATGGAAGAGCGAATCAAGGAACTGAACCAATACCTTATCGGATGGTGCGGGTACTTCTCGCTTGCGGATACGCCAATCGTCTTTCAAAGATTGGACTCATGGATTCGAAGAAGGCTACGAATGTGCCTTTGGAAGCAATGGAAGTTACCAAAGACCAAAGTAAAAAGGCTGTTATCTCTAGGAACTCCTAAAGATAAGGCCTTTGAATGGGGGAATACCCGTAAAGGGTACTGGCGTATTGCAAGTAGCCCAATTCTACAACGAGCATTGGATAACCAATATTGGAAGACCAATGGTTTGAATAGCCTGTTGGACAGATACAACTCTTTACGGAATATTTCATGA
- a CDS encoding DUF1835 domain-containing protein — MPNKLHIVNGDAFGDKLRVSGIDGDIMVWRESLYEGPIGMQMSDSVLLSIRAAYMNLQHGIPEELFKSITLQQEKAMDRLAEDIDEIVLWFEHDLYDQLMLCYLLSRLFALPNPSLKLSLLSINQFPGVEFFHGLGQLNVDQITQLHDKWLPVNEDQLLLACKVWTAYSASEPILMATLLEEDLSALPFLQKALQANSERYPSSQNGLSANQQLILELIGEEEMPILSLFKRVSQTASHYGLGDLQFWAIVDSIRKCEIPLVRLAGGDKLPVYGEPLPPHFEEWRLQRSDTGKLVHAGEQDHIYLNGMNDWIGGVHLLGKKGLWRRNAATTGFLKM; from the coding sequence ATGCCGAATAAACTTCATATCGTGAATGGAGACGCATTTGGAGATAAGCTGCGTGTTTCGGGTATCGATGGAGACATAATGGTGTGGCGTGAGTCATTATATGAAGGACCTATCGGCATGCAAATGTCTGATAGTGTCCTTTTATCTATAAGGGCGGCCTATATGAATCTCCAACATGGCATTCCTGAGGAATTGTTCAAGTCCATTACCCTACAGCAGGAAAAAGCGATGGACAGACTCGCTGAGGATATAGACGAAATTGTCCTGTGGTTTGAGCATGATTTATATGACCAATTGATGCTTTGTTACTTGCTGTCGAGATTATTCGCTCTTCCTAATCCATCCTTAAAACTATCTTTGTTAAGTATCAATCAGTTTCCTGGCGTTGAGTTCTTTCATGGATTAGGACAATTAAACGTGGATCAAATTACTCAGCTGCACGACAAGTGGTTGCCTGTTAATGAAGACCAACTTCTTTTGGCCTGCAAAGTCTGGACAGCCTACTCAGCTTCTGAGCCCATTCTTATGGCGACTTTATTGGAAGAGGATCTATCTGCACTGCCTTTTCTTCAAAAGGCTCTACAGGCCAATTCAGAACGCTATCCATCCTCTCAAAATGGCTTGTCAGCCAACCAGCAGCTTATTCTGGAGCTGATAGGGGAGGAGGAAATGCCGATTCTGTCATTGTTTAAACGTGTAAGCCAAACGGCCAGTCATTACGGCCTCGGTGATTTGCAATTCTGGGCTATTGTTGATAGTATCCGCAAATGTGAGATTCCGCTGGTCCGTCTTGCCGGAGGGGACAAGCTGCCAGTTTACGGCGAACCGCTACCGCCTCATTTTGAAGAATGGCGATTGCAAAGGTCGGATACGGGAAAGCTAGTTCATGCAGGTGAGCAGGATCATATATACCTGAATGGCATGAATGATTGGATTGGTGGCGTTCATCTGCTTGGAAAAAAGGGGTTATGGCGCCGAAACGCTGCAACCACAGGGTTTTTGAAGATGTAA